The proteins below come from a single Leptospiraceae bacterium genomic window:
- the nifJ gene encoding pyruvate:ferredoxin (flavodoxin) oxidoreductase yields the protein MDKNYSVLDANEAVADVAYRLSEVIAIYPITPSSPMGEWADAWMSKDRKNLWNTVPSVIEMQSEGGAAGALHGALQTGSFATTFTASQGLMLMIPNMYKIAGELTSAVIHVAARSLAAQGLSIFGDHSDVMAVRATGFALFCSDSVQSAQDFALISHIAALESRIPFLHFFDGFRTSHELSKIELISDELIQKMVQEEFLYAHKKRALNPEHPVLRGTAQNPDVYFQARETVNAYYPKCAAIVERLLNEFEVHTGRSYQLFEYYGAPDAERVIVLMGSGAETVHETIESLLPTGEKVGVIKVRLYRPFIIDKFLEAIPKTVKFISVLDRTKEPGSAGEPLYLDVVNAFFQDQMSKTKKWSTLPRIVGGRYGLSSKEFTPAMVKAVFDQLKSDNPKHGFTIGIIDDLTHTSLEYDPEFVVEKKDTIRSVFYGLGSDGTVGANKNSIKIIGENTSHFVQGYFVYDSKKSGSMTISHLRFGKTPIRSTYLIDHPNFVACHQPMFLERFDMLSGIAEGGTFLLNSNKPAESVWESLPGKIQKDILDKKINFYVIDAYKAANQAGMKNQINTVMQTCFFSISGVLPKEEAIDAIKNAIRDTYGKKGGEIVTRNIKAVDDTLTFLYKVDYSQYAKPTHKIQEAGVIISQQAPEFVRNVLGKMLSAKGDMLPVSALPNDGTYPTGTSKWEKRRIAQEVPVWDKSVCIQCGKCAYVCPHAVIRVNAFSPESIKDAPNSFEVVDSKVPELKEKGFKFTLQISTDDCTGCGICVDICPAKNKSEVRLKAINMKPIESISTESTKNWDYFQTIPPIDRSLLNINQIRQQQMQEPLFEFSGACAGCGETPYVKLVSQLFGDRMVIANATGCSSIYGGNLPTTPWTKNKAGRGPTWSNSLFEDNAEFGYGFRVSIDKQTEAAMELVVLLKDKIGVNLAEEIVNAKQIDESEIFEQRSRVEKLIEILKTFSSSSSEARHLLEISDSLVKKSVWIIGGDGWGYDIGYGGLDHVLASGRNLNVLLLDTEVYSNTGGQMSKSTPKGAVAKFATGGKPGVKKDLGLIAMSYGNIYVATVAMGAKDEQTLRALIEAEKYNGPSIVIAYSHCIAHGINMTEGMKHQKAAVDSGQWILYRYNPDRVALGLNPLQIDSAPPHAPVRNYFESENRFKMLTKSNPEMAKNLFEQAQEDIKERYKHFEFLAGISKQEETHD from the coding sequence ATGGATAAAAATTATTCTGTGTTAGATGCAAATGAGGCTGTCGCTGACGTAGCCTATCGCCTTAGTGAGGTAATTGCGATTTACCCCATTACCCCTTCTTCTCCTATGGGAGAATGGGCAGATGCTTGGATGAGCAAAGATCGAAAGAATCTCTGGAATACAGTTCCTTCCGTTATCGAGATGCAAAGTGAAGGAGGGGCAGCTGGTGCATTACACGGTGCTCTTCAGACAGGATCCTTTGCAACTACATTCACTGCCTCTCAAGGGCTAATGCTTATGATCCCCAACATGTATAAAATCGCTGGAGAATTAACTTCCGCAGTGATTCATGTGGCAGCTCGATCCCTTGCGGCTCAGGGATTATCGATATTTGGCGACCACTCTGACGTGATGGCAGTGCGAGCCACAGGATTTGCCCTTTTTTGTTCTGACTCAGTTCAATCTGCACAGGACTTTGCACTCATTTCTCATATCGCAGCTTTAGAAAGTCGAATTCCATTTCTACATTTTTTTGATGGATTTAGAACATCGCATGAACTTTCAAAAATCGAACTTATATCTGATGAACTCATTCAAAAAATGGTACAAGAAGAGTTTCTATATGCACATAAAAAACGGGCATTGAACCCGGAACATCCGGTTTTACGGGGCACCGCACAGAATCCTGATGTATATTTCCAAGCTAGAGAAACGGTAAATGCTTATTATCCGAAGTGTGCAGCAATTGTCGAAAGACTGTTAAATGAGTTTGAAGTCCACACAGGCAGAAGTTATCAATTATTCGAATACTATGGTGCGCCTGACGCAGAAAGAGTCATTGTATTAATGGGTTCAGGAGCAGAGACAGTACATGAAACTATAGAATCACTTTTACCAACTGGAGAAAAGGTTGGGGTAATTAAAGTTAGGCTCTATCGTCCTTTCATAATTGACAAATTCCTTGAAGCAATTCCAAAGACTGTTAAATTTATTTCTGTTTTGGATAGAACAAAAGAACCAGGAAGTGCCGGAGAACCTCTTTATCTGGATGTTGTAAATGCATTTTTCCAAGACCAAATGAGTAAAACGAAAAAATGGTCTACACTTCCTCGAATCGTAGGTGGAAGATATGGATTATCCTCGAAAGAATTTACACCGGCGATGGTAAAGGCTGTCTTCGATCAATTAAAATCAGACAATCCAAAACATGGTTTTACGATTGGAATTATCGATGATCTAACTCATACAAGTCTTGAGTATGATCCAGAGTTTGTAGTGGAAAAGAAAGACACCATTCGTTCTGTATTTTACGGACTAGGATCTGACGGAACAGTTGGAGCAAATAAAAACTCAATTAAAATTATCGGAGAGAATACGAGTCATTTTGTGCAAGGATACTTTGTGTATGACTCCAAGAAGTCAGGATCGATGACAATTTCTCATTTACGTTTCGGAAAAACTCCTATACGATCCACTTATCTTATCGATCATCCAAATTTTGTTGCCTGCCATCAACCAATGTTTCTGGAAAGATTTGATATGCTTTCTGGAATTGCAGAAGGTGGAACATTTTTATTAAATTCAAATAAACCGGCTGAAAGTGTATGGGAAAGCCTGCCTGGAAAAATTCAAAAAGACATTCTAGACAAAAAAATAAATTTTTATGTAATCGATGCCTATAAAGCAGCAAACCAAGCAGGTATGAAAAATCAAATTAATACTGTAATGCAGACCTGTTTTTTTTCTATTTCAGGTGTTCTACCCAAAGAGGAAGCGATTGATGCAATAAAGAATGCGATACGCGATACCTATGGTAAAAAGGGTGGTGAAATTGTTACACGCAATATAAAAGCGGTTGATGATACTTTGACATTTCTTTATAAAGTGGATTATAGCCAGTATGCGAAACCTACTCACAAAATACAAGAAGCCGGTGTTATAATATCCCAGCAAGCACCAGAGTTTGTACGCAATGTACTTGGCAAAATGCTTTCTGCTAAAGGAGATATGCTTCCTGTCAGCGCTCTTCCAAATGACGGAACCTATCCAACAGGAACTTCCAAATGGGAAAAACGTCGGATTGCCCAAGAAGTTCCCGTATGGGATAAGAGTGTATGTATACAATGCGGCAAATGCGCGTATGTCTGTCCACATGCCGTTATTCGAGTTAATGCGTTTTCTCCTGAAAGTATAAAAGATGCACCAAATAGTTTTGAGGTTGTGGATTCTAAAGTCCCTGAATTAAAAGAGAAAGGATTTAAGTTTACACTTCAAATTTCTACAGACGATTGTACTGGCTGCGGAATATGTGTGGATATTTGTCCAGCAAAGAATAAATCAGAAGTGCGGCTAAAGGCAATCAACATGAAGCCAATAGAAAGTATATCTACAGAGAGCACAAAAAATTGGGATTATTTCCAAACAATTCCCCCAATTGATCGAAGTTTACTCAATATTAACCAAATCCGACAACAGCAAATGCAAGAACCACTTTTTGAATTTTCTGGTGCTTGTGCTGGTTGCGGAGAAACTCCCTATGTAAAACTAGTCTCTCAGTTATTTGGAGATAGAATGGTGATTGCAAACGCAACAGGTTGTTCCTCAATTTACGGAGGAAATTTACCCACAACTCCTTGGACAAAAAACAAAGCAGGCAGAGGGCCAACATGGTCAAATTCATTATTTGAGGATAATGCTGAGTTTGGTTATGGATTTCGAGTATCAATCGACAAACAAACAGAAGCCGCAATGGAACTTGTAGTTTTATTGAAAGATAAAATTGGAGTAAATCTTGCAGAAGAAATTGTAAATGCAAAACAAATTGATGAATCTGAAATCTTCGAACAAAGAAGTCGAGTCGAAAAATTAATCGAAATTTTAAAAACATTTTCCTCCTCTAGTTCGGAAGCAAGACATCTTTTAGAAATTTCTGATTCTCTTGTAAAAAAGAGTGTATGGATTATTGGAGGAGACGGTTGGGGATATGATATCGGCTACGGTGGACTCGACCATGTTTTGGCAAGCGGTAGAAATTTAAATGTTCTACTTTTAGACACCGAAGTTTATTCCAACACAGGCGGACAAATGTCTAAATCAACCCCAAAAGGGGCAGTAGCAAAATTTGCAACCGGCGGAAAACCTGGAGTAAAAAAAGACTTGGGGCTAATCGCAATGAGCTACGGAAATATTTATGTGGCTACCGTTGCTATGGGAGCAAAAGACGAACAAACGTTACGCGCTTTAATTGAAGCTGAAAAATACAATGGTCCTTCTATCGTTATTGCCTATAGTCATTGTATTGCACATGGAATTAATATGACAGAAGGTATGAAACACCAAAAAGCAGCAGTAGATTCTGGACAATGGATTCTTTACAGATACAATCCAGACAGAGTCGCACTAGGATTAAATCCTTTACAGATAGATTCCGCACCTCCACATGCACCAGTACGAAATTATTTTGAAAGTGAAAATCGTTTTAAGATGCTTACAAAGAGCAATCCAGAGATGGCTAAAAATTTATTTGAACAAGCACAAGAAGACATTAAGGAACGATACAAACACTTTGAATTTTTAGCAGGAATATCCAAACAAGAGGAAACACATGATTAA